In Methanofollis sp., the following are encoded in one genomic region:
- a CDS encoding glutamate synthase-related protein — MAIGSVPLRYKITIDPDRCMECGRCIENCPYGTFRKEGDRIVAVSRNCTACHRCIAMCPRDAISLEERPVDYRSHPLWTPEAREAIYNQARTGGIILAGMGNALPLPSIFDRLLLDACQVTNPSIDPLREPMELRTYLGKKPSKLAFRRTESGDVELETKLAPNLMIETPIMIGHMSYGAISLNAQLALARAAHEAGTFMGTGEGGMHPDLYPYQKRVIVQVASGRFGVDIDYLNRGAAIEIKIGQGAKPGIGGHLPGEKVGPDVSRTRMIPEGSDAISPAPHHDIYSIEDLAQLVRSLKEATEWQKPVFVKIAAVHNVAAIAAGIARSGADAVVVDGFRGGTGAAPKVFRDHVGIPIEAAISAVDQKLRDQGIRNEVSVIASGGIRDAADVTKAIALGADAVYIGTAALVAMGCRVCGNCYRGLCPWGIATQRPDLVARLDPVREGEHVANLIHAWTMEISELMGAAGINAIESLRGNRDRLRGYMLDEGMLQVLDVKTVGA; from the coding sequence ATGGCGATCGGGAGCGTGCCCCTCCGGTATAAGATCACCATCGACCCTGACCGGTGCATGGAGTGCGGGCGGTGCATCGAGAACTGCCCGTACGGGACGTTCCGGAAGGAGGGCGACCGTATCGTCGCCGTCTCCCGGAACTGCACCGCCTGCCACCGGTGCATCGCCATGTGCCCGCGGGACGCGATCTCGCTCGAGGAGCGCCCGGTGGACTACAGGTCCCACCCCCTCTGGACGCCCGAGGCGCGGGAGGCGATCTACAACCAGGCGCGGACAGGCGGGATCATCCTCGCGGGCATGGGCAATGCCCTGCCCCTCCCCTCGATCTTCGACCGCCTCCTCCTCGACGCCTGCCAGGTGACGAACCCCTCCATCGACCCCCTCAGGGAGCCGATGGAGCTGCGGACCTACCTGGGCAAGAAGCCCTCGAAGCTCGCGTTCAGGAGGACGGAGTCGGGCGACGTCGAACTGGAGACAAAACTCGCCCCGAACCTGATGATCGAGACCCCGATCATGATCGGGCACATGAGCTACGGGGCGATCTCCCTCAACGCGCAGCTTGCCCTGGCGCGGGCGGCGCACGAGGCCGGGACCTTCATGGGGACAGGGGAGGGCGGGATGCACCCCGACCTCTACCCGTACCAGAAGCGGGTGATCGTGCAGGTGGCCTCCGGCCGTTTCGGCGTGGACATCGACTACCTCAACCGCGGGGCGGCCATCGAGATCAAGATCGGCCAGGGCGCGAAGCCGGGCATCGGCGGCCACCTCCCCGGCGAGAAGGTCGGCCCTGACGTCTCCCGGACACGGATGATCCCGGAGGGGAGCGACGCGATCAGCCCGGCGCCGCACCATGACATCTACTCGATCGAGGACCTCGCCCAGCTCGTCCGCTCGCTCAAGGAGGCGACAGAGTGGCAGAAACCGGTCTTCGTGAAGATCGCCGCGGTCCACAACGTCGCCGCGATCGCGGCCGGCATCGCGCGGTCGGGCGCCGACGCCGTCGTCGTGGACGGTTTCCGCGGCGGGACGGGCGCGGCCCCGAAGGTCTTCCGCGACCATGTGGGCATCCCGATCGAGGCGGCGATCTCGGCCGTCGACCAGAAGCTCCGCGACCAGGGGATCAGGAACGAGGTCTCTGTCATCGCGAGCGGCGGAATCAGGGACGCCGCCGACGTGACGAAGGCGATCGCCCTCGGCGCCGACGCGGTCTACATCGGCACCGCGGCGCTCGTCGCCATGGGCTGCCGGGTCTGCGGCAACTGCTACCGCGGCCTCTGCCCCTGGGGGATCGCGACGCAGCGCCCCGACCTGGTCGCCCGCCTCGACCCGGTGCGGGAGGGCGAGCATGTGGCCAACCTCATCCATGCCTGGACGATGGAGATCTCCGAACTGATGGGGGCGGCCGGGA